A genomic stretch from Sulfurimonas sediminis includes:
- a CDS encoding cobyrinate a,c-diamide synthase yields the protein MKNKKALLISAIASNQGKTVLTMALLHHYKKSVCPFKCGPDFIDPQFHERIAKTPSVNLDGYMMNQEQLQWIFSRYFDKEVAVIEGVMGYYDGMDKGASAYDVAKSLHVNTLLLLDGGGSYITVAAVLQGMLSFRNDNTIKAIILNNISSVMHYELVKKHIEAECAGIVVCGWIQKGLETLEATHLGLDLKELDSSAIEEVSKEVLEHIEIEKLESVMQTVLEDVSDYPFKKIVQKDEKCVLVKDENFSFIYHDNIKFLQEIYKEVELISSTKDEKIPSDADVVILPGGYVETDAHYKNIKNSLAFKNSLQEHAKTKKIYAECAGLIYLGKVCDEKKMSEILPITFTLTNKRERLGYYKCELGDEPVKGHAFHYTKITQAPKTDIKLYKISKKSAKEGGYRQDNIFATYLHTMWRVNFPPYM from the coding sequence ATGAAAAACAAAAAAGCATTATTAATCTCTGCAATCGCATCCAATCAAGGAAAAACAGTGCTTACTATGGCACTTTTGCACCATTACAAAAAAAGTGTTTGCCCTTTTAAATGTGGGCCAGATTTTATAGACCCACAGTTTCATGAACGCATAGCCAAGACCCCTTCTGTAAATCTTGATGGATATATGATGAATCAAGAGCAGTTACAATGGATTTTTAGTCGCTATTTTGACAAGGAAGTTGCTGTTATTGAGGGTGTTATGGGTTACTATGACGGTATGGACAAAGGGGCTAGTGCGTATGATGTAGCGAAGTCTTTACATGTAAACACTTTATTGCTACTTGATGGTGGTGGCAGTTATATAACAGTTGCCGCAGTGCTTCAGGGGATGCTCTCTTTTCGCAATGACAATACCATTAAAGCTATTATATTGAACAATATCTCATCTGTCATGCACTATGAACTTGTTAAAAAGCATATAGAAGCGGAATGTGCGGGCATTGTTGTGTGTGGCTGGATACAAAAAGGGTTAGAAACTTTAGAAGCTACACATTTGGGTCTTGATTTAAAAGAGTTGGATTCTTCTGCCATAGAAGAGGTTTCAAAAGAGGTGTTAGAACATATTGAAATTGAGAAGTTAGAGTCTGTTATGCAAACTGTTTTAGAGGACGTGAGTGATTATCCTTTTAAAAAAATTGTGCAAAAAGATGAAAAATGTGTGCTTGTAAAAGATGAAAATTTCTCTTTTATTTATCATGACAATATAAAATTTTTACAAGAGATATACAAAGAAGTAGAACTAATCAGCAGCACAAAGGATGAAAAAATCCCCAGTGATGCAGATGTCGTCATATTGCCAGGTGGCTATGTAGAGACAGATGCACATTATAAGAATATAAAAAACTCTTTAGCATTTAAAAATTCTTTGCAAGAACATGCCAAAACAAAAAAAATCTATGCAGAGTGCGCAGGACTCATCTATCTTGGCAAAGTCTGTGATGAAAAAAAAATGAGCGAAATTTTGCCCATAACATTCACGCTAACAAACAAACGAGAGCGTTTGGGTTACTATAAATGTGAGTTGGGTGATGAACCTGTAAAAGGGCACGCTTTTCATTATACAAAAATCACTCAAGCACCAAAAACCGATATAAAACTCTATAAGATTTCAAAAAAAAGCGCAAAAGAGGGCGGCTACAGACAAGATAATATTTTTGCGACCTATCTGCATACGATGTGGCGAGTGAATTTTCCGCCTTACATGTAA
- a CDS encoding precorrin-8X methylmutase, translating to MDFKLEEPPINIGADISEKSFEMIEAEIVNYPKYHTFDVNEKALIDRLIHTTTCFNEVIDNIYFSKNAMLKLKDLLQNRAKLIVDTNMIRSGLSQFYLDKYENEVICYVNEPEVFELAEKNGTTRSYAAVELAIQKFKEQPMVLACGNAPTFIYAAINTLIKEKVNLDNVILLLFPVGFVNVVESKEYGRKFLEHFNAEGIILQGRYGASTMVVASLHAAYKLIKDFDTGQGKYNGK from the coding sequence ATGGATTTTAAATTAGAAGAACCACCAATCAATATCGGTGCCGATATTAGTGAAAAATCTTTTGAGATGATAGAAGCTGAGATAGTAAATTATCCAAAATACCACACTTTTGATGTAAATGAAAAGGCACTTATTGATAGACTTATTCACACAACAACCTGCTTTAATGAAGTGATAGACAATATCTACTTTAGTAAAAATGCAATGCTCAAACTCAAAGACCTACTGCAAAACAGAGCCAAACTCATTGTCGATACCAACATGATTCGTTCGGGGCTTAGTCAGTTTTATCTGGATAAATATGAAAATGAAGTGATTTGTTATGTTAATGAGCCTGAAGTTTTTGAATTGGCAGAAAAAAATGGTACAACTCGCTCATATGCAGCAGTAGAGTTGGCGATACAAAAGTTTAAAGAGCAACCGATGGTGCTGGCATGTGGCAATGCTCCTACTTTTATCTATGCGGCTATAAACACACTCATAAAGGAGAAGGTAAATTTGGACAATGTTATCTTACTACTCTTTCCTGTCGGGTTTGTGAATGTTGTCGAGTCAAAAGAGTACGGCAGAAAATTTTTGGAACATTTCAACGCAGAGGGTATAATTTTACAGGGTAGATACGGAGCTTCGACAATGGTTGTTGCCTCTTTACACGCAGCCTATAAACTCATAAAAGATTTTGACACCGGACAAGGAAAATATAATGGCAAGTAG